The genomic interval TTTGGCTTTTTCACTTGAAATTTCTGCCTTACTTATTAGTTGTTTAAAAACTGTTTTTGGTTCAGACTCAATGGGGCTTTTCTAGTCCATTGCTGTCAATAATGAATAAGACGAAGTTTTGAGCTATATCACAAAATCGGTATAAAATAATCTACGATACATTTTTTCTCTGGATGTACTCTATAATCATTATGATAGATCTCAAAAGGATCCCGATCAGCTTTTTTATATCCATTTTCTGCCATCCATACAAAAAGGCTATTCCAGGATTTTTCAAATTCAGTGAGCCCAATTACAAAACTTCCAACAATAAATTTACCCTTTTCAATGGAGGTTCTTCCAATATTTCCTGACACCTTAATTGGTTCCGTTAGCTTAATGCAAGCGCTTATTCTAACTTTTTCTGGATTTGTGGTTTTAAAACTATCGTGATAAATAGTGACCATTTTTGTCTCAGGATTTTTCAGTAAACCTAATGGGGTTGCCCACTTAACTAACGTGTCATAAGCTGTAGCAATTCCCTGTTCTCCAATGCTTGTTACATAAGCTAATTCTAAATTAGCCATTTCCCTGATTTCAATTTTTGCATTCATTTCTATCCAATTTTTAAGATGATCAATGCTGCAAATGTATTCCTCAAAGACGACCAGCTCTTGTCCATTCTTGCTTTCAATTTTACTGATCTTGCTAAATCTGCTTTTTTTTTGTTTACGGAATTCAGATGGACTTATATTATAATATTTTTTAAAAGATCTGGTGAGGGAAGAATTACTAGTAAAACCGAATAAAAGTGAAAGCTCAGTAATGCTTACTTCCGGCTTATGCATTAGAACAGAAGCTACTTTTTCAATTCTCTTTCTATTGATGTAACCATTTAATGTCTCGTTTGTAATAGCCTTGAATATCCTGTGAAAATGAAACGGTGAAAAACAAGCTACTTTTGAAATCATTTCTAAAGACAAACTTGTATCGAGATTTTCATCTATAAATTGTAGAGCCTTATTAAGACTGCTGGTGTATGTTATATGTAATTCTTGATTAAAACTTGACATTTTAAAGGGATAAGAACATTCAAATATACATCACTTATTTTTACCCACTAGTCCATTGCCTGATTCATCTCTCTCAATTCTCCACAAATCGAACCATAGTAAATGAATATGCTGGCAGGTTTATTGGACTACCCTTTTTTAAGGTGACGGTATCGATTGTCTGGGTCACGGTTTTATCGGTGGGTTTGCCAACCAATGTTGCTTTTGTTGCCAATATACCATCAATTTTTACTTCACCTAAATCAATGGTTGTATTCATGGAAACAGGTAACAGGTTCACTATTTTTATAATAATGCTATTTGTTTCGCTGTCTTTCACAATGGAATAAGCAATCCGTTTGCGTACTTTTTCTGGCTGATCTTTCAAAATCAGATCTGCTGGAATGTATTGATCTCCAGCGTTCTGTCCATAGATCTTCTGCACATAATAGCCAGGCGTTGGTTTAACTTCGTCATTATTAAAGTAGATAAGATCTGGATTCCATTGCGTATGACCTTCCTTTGCAATAAGAGGTGCGTAGGAAGCCATCTTTACTACATCTCCGTTGCGCTCCAGGGATGTTATATATAGCGCCTCCGAAAGTGAGGTCTCCCAGTTCGTTCTATTACCACCAGGCAAACTTGCCGCATATTCACCCAAGTAAACCTTGGATTTGCTCCGGTCATATTGATCATAAAAATCCTGATTATTGATGAACCAACCTGGAGACTGATAATAATGTTCATCTAGTATTGGCACTTTTAAATCCGATCCGATCTTCCAGCCTTCTTCATAGTCTGTACCTTCAAAAAATGGTCCTGCCGAGCCAATCACCGTAATTTCCGGATGGGCTTTTTGCAGGGCCTTATAGATCATGGTAAATCGCTCTTTAAAAACTTCTGTCATCTGGTCTTCATTGCCAATTCCTATATATTTTAAGTTAAAAGGTTTTGGGTGACCTGCTTCTGTCCGCTTTTTACCCCATTTGGTATTGATAGCCCCATTGGCATATTCTACCAGATCGATGATATCCTGAATATACTGTGGCATTTCAGACATTGGGATTCCCCCTTGCTGGCCACCTCCTCCGGTTCCCGAATTCTGACAGGGCACACCGGCTGCAATTACCGGCACTGGCTCGGCGCCCATATCCTCGCAGAACTGAAAATATTCGAAATATCCCAAGCCCATAGTTTGATGATAGCCCCACAAATTGCGGTCTGGTTTACGTGATTCTAATGGTCCGATTGAGTTTTTCCACTTATAAATATTGGCAATACCATCACCATGTGCCACACAGCCTCCGGGAAAACGGACAAACTTAGGTTTGATATTTGCAATTGTAGTTGCCAAATCAGCCCTAAGGCCATTTTTATGGCCTTTATAGGTTTTTTCTGGAAATAGGGAAATCATGTCAAGCCCCAAACTACCCACACTATTTACGGTAATTTCAAGCGACACATCTTTGGCATTGGACGATGAGATCAGAGAGGTTTTAAGGACTTTCCATGATCCCAAAGAAATAGACAACTTTTTCTGTGCCAGCACACCTTGTTTAGCGCTTACTAAATTCACCGTTAGCGAGATGTTTTTTCCCTCGAAAGCTTTTGCAAAAGTTGAAAAATGATAAGTTTCGCCTTTTTTAACGGTGATAGAGTCAAACCCTGTATTGAATAAAGAAGCCCCGGGTTCATTTATTTTAAGTAGGGCATAATGAGGATTATTTAAGTGGATGCCGTTTAAAGAATCGACTGTAAATGTTGCCTTATCGCCTTTTAGTGACCACGCGTATTTACTGTTCCAGTTTTTATCTTCATAGCTCTTATCACCTGGATGATATTCAAAATCTCGGTTTTGAATCAGTTCTGCGTAAAGTCCGCCATCTGCGGCATAGTTAATATCTTCAAAAAAGACTCCGGTCAGCAGCTTACTAATCGGCTTTGCAAGTGCCATTTGAGCTGACAATTTTATCTCCAATGGCTTTAAACCTGCAAAACGCTCTGGATCGTCCTTAGTAGTTTCTCTATTGAGTGTATTTTTATATTGGATAAGCTGATGGGCTTTTTTAAGTCCGGCCACTACAGACCAGGGTACACGGTGAACCTGGCCTTCTGTTTTTTGTTCAAGATCTGCAATTATTGTGTGGTTTTGGTAGGCTGTGGCGCCTGCTTCAGTCACTGGTGTATAGAATTTAAAATCCTTGGTTTCTGTAACGTAGTATTTACCATCTGCATCTGCATAAGTAATTTTATAACTTTCTTTTTGTGGGTTGTAGGTAATAACGGGACGCAATACATTTTTCCCTAAGGAGAGATAAGGATAACTTTGCGGGCTCCAGTCAATGAGATTCTTTGAAGTTGCCGAAGCAAATTGATGGGTATAGGTATTGATCTGCCAGACGCAAACCCAATCTCCATCTTTACCGCGAATCAGATAGGGCGAATTCATCTTTTTTTCTGACCCCCATCTTCCATAATCAGAATTTAAGTAGACATAGCCAGCTCCAATAGGTGTCCAGTTTTTTTGATCAGTGCTCCAGGCAAAGCAAAGTCCGTTATTATTGTAAGTAAAAAGATAAACCGAATCTGGTTCGTCCGGTGGTACTTTGCTTGCAAAGGTTACGGCATTTAAACAAAGAAAAAATATGCAGAACAGCAAAAGTTGGCGAAGAAGATGTTTGGATTTTCCAACTTCATTCCCGCTCACTTTCCGAAAAAAAATATAGGTCATATTTGGTTCAAACTATTTGGTGAAACTAAAGTAATAAATAAACGTCATAATAACGATTAATGATGATAGGGGGAGTATTGAAGTATTCAATATAATGTTTACCAATATTTCCTCATTTTTTATGCTCACTTAGGCCTCCATTAGTGGATAAACACGTTTCTGCGATGTTTGTCCATTTTTTTTGTCGATTTAATAATCTGCAAAAAAGTAATTGTCGATTTATGATTATTTACAAAATCGATTTTTTTTTGATTCAACCGTAATTTACGTTTTGATCTATCAAAAATATTACACAACTTTGGCTACTGTTTTTATTTGATCTAAATAATTATAGTATGTATTTAAGGTTAAATTTATATGAAAATCAAACTCGTACTTTTTTTAATGTTGAGCCCAGTACTGATGGTTAAGGCACAGAAGCCGGCAACTATTACAGGAAAAATCACCACGACTGATGGCAATGTTGCCGCTGGTATAACCGTAACCGTTTCAGGAACTACACTCGGAAGTGTGACGGACGGAAATGGTGTTTATAAAATCAAAAATCTTCCTTTAGGAAATCAAATTATCCAACTTTCCGCTATAGGCATTCAAACTCAGACCAAAACTGTTGAAATAAAATCTGGCGAAACCATAAATGTTGATTTTGTGATCAATGGAACCTCTAAAGAACTGGAAGAAGTTGCTGTCAGTGCGCTCAGGGCACATAAATATTTATATAAAGAGAGCGATCAGGTAGCCAGAATTCCATTAAAAAACCTGGAGAACCCCCAGGTTTATTCTGTTATTCCAAAAGAACTTATCCGCAATCAATTATCCCTGAATAGTAAGGATGTGATTAATAATGCCGCTGGTGTAGTGGCGTATTATACCCCTATTGGTACGGTAAGTGCCTGGATTAGAGGATTCGATACCCGGAATGCGATCAGGAATGGCATGGTAACTCAATATCGGGCAGAATCTGACCCCATCAATATTGAAAGAGTGGAGGTAATAAAGGGACCTGCCGGAACGCTTTTTGGATCAAGTGCGATATCATTTGGTGGATTAATTAATAAAATTACTAAAACCCCTAATCCCGTAGCGTCAACAGAAGTGGCCGTTTTTACTGGCAGCAACAGCCTGATGCGAATTACTGCTGATATCAATACTCCATTAAATTCATCAAAAACAACATTATTCAGGCTGAATGCGGCTTATCATGCAGAAGATAGTTTTCAGGATATCGGACGCTATAAGAGTATAAGTGCTGCCCCAAGTTTTCTTTATAAAGTAAACGACAGGCTTACTTTCCTTGTTGATGCTGAATTTGCAGCAGTAACCAGAACACAGCAACCCTACCCATCGTTCGGTCCCAATACCACCTTTAAAAATTTCAAGGATATTCCTATTGACTACAAAAAATATATAGGTGGTGACGATGTGGATTCTAAAACAACCATTTCTAATTTCTTTACCAAGGCAACTTATAAATTGTCTGATCAATGGGTTTCATCTACCAATTTGAATTTCAGTAATGGTTATGTAGATTATGCCAATCAGCTTTATCCAAGATGGCTGACGGATTCTACCATGACCAGGAATATCGGGATGTATAGCGCCCGTACACTTTCATTCATTCAGTTTCAACAGAACTTTAATGGTGATTTTAAAATAGGCAAGATGCGTAACCGGGCGGTTATTGGCGCAGATTTTACCAGTACAATTACGCGATTGAACTACGCTTATTTTAATTATGATACTATTAATGTAAATAAAAATTTCTCTCCATTATTTGCCCAGCGTGCCAATGCCCTGATGGCAGCCACTAAACCAGGCTATTATCAGAATACGCAAACTAATTATAGTATTTATGCTTCTGATGTAATTAATGTAACCAAGCGCCTGCTTGTGATGGCAAGTTTGCGATTGGATCAGTTTGTAAACAAGGCGAGTATTGAGAATAGTCTTCCGGTAAAAGATAATTACCAGCAAACGGCCCTTTCTCCTAAGTTTGGAATGATTTATCAAATTGTAGATCAGAAAGTTGCTGTTTTTGGAAATTACATGAATGGTTTTCTAAATCAGGGCCCTGTTACCCAGCCTGATGGAAGTACACTCAGACTTAAACCAAAGCAAGCCAACCAATGGGAAGGCGGAGTGAAAACAGATCTGTTAAATAAACATTTGGGATTTACCTTAAGCTTTTACGATATCAAGGTTAATAATGCTACTTATACCGACAACAATAACTTCAGCTTACAGGGCGGTACACAAAGGAGTAAGGGTTTTGAAGCAGAATTGAATGCAGAGCCTGTTGATCACCTTTACATCATATCCGGATATGCCCGGAACAGCAACAAATTTATATCAGGTACGCCCTCACTTATCGGGAAAAAAGTTGCCGGTGCTCCAGGTGAGGTCTTTAACCTTTGGATAAATTACCAGTGCGTTAGTGGATTTTTGAAAAATTTTGGTGGTGGCTTTGGGGGCAATTATGTCAGTGATGTATACTGGGATGCCGCAAATACCATTACCATACCTTCCTATACGGTATTAAATGCAGCTGTTAGTTATAATAAACCAACCTGGAGAGCGTCGGTTAAAATGAATAATCTATCCAACCAAAAGCATTGGAACAGTGATGCACAGCCGCAAATGCTGAGACAGATTATTGGTTCTCTCGCTATGAACTTTTAAACGATAAGTTATACCTAAATCTACCGATCAACATGCGATATAAAAATATACATAGTGTCCTGATACATAAGAGGTGTGAGGAACAAGGCATCAGCTGTGAACTTCTGGTACCGGGAGATGAAGAAATTTTTGTGCTTCAAAAAGAAGACCATAAAATATTCATCAACCGTGGGGTATCTCCATATGTAAGCCATATGGCAGCTACCATTTCAGAAAACAAATTAGCCACCAATACTTTGCTTCGAAATCACGGGGTTCCTATTCCTGAATTTATGTTCTGCACTGATCTTCAGCAAGATGCTATATCATTCCTGAAAAAACATAAGCCATTGGTAATTAAACCATTCGACACCAATAAGGGAGTTGAAATCCACATGAATATCTCCAGTCAAAAAGAATTGGAGCATGCTTTCTTAAATGTTCGAAAAGTAAGTAGCCATGCCATTCTTCAGCAGCAGGCTGCTGGTAAGGATTACCGGATTTTACTTATTGGAGATGAGCTTGCTGGCGTACTGTTAAACGAATGGGCTTATGTAACCGGCAATGGAAAAGATGAGCTGGAACAGCTGATCAAAATTGAAAATGATAAAAGGGAAACAGAAGGCACAGCCGTTTATGATCGGAATTTTAAAATGCTTTCTCCCGTTCCTATGGAAGATGTAGCAAAGGCGCTAGCATTACAGGGACTGGACTTTCAGTATATCCCCTGCGATGCTGAAAAAATTTACATCAGCTATTGTGGAAATGGGTGGGCCGGTGCACTGGCGATTGATAGAACAGAAGATATTCATCCAGACAACCTTCAGCTCGCCAAAAAAATAGCAAAGGTATCTGCTATTGATGTAATTGGGATTGATATCAGATGCGAGGATATCGCAGTATCTCATCAGGAATCTGCATTTGCAGTGATTGAGGTAAATATCCGGCCGAGCATGGTCGATCATGAGTATCCAACCGAAGGAAAACCCAGACGTGTGGTTTCGCAATATCTTGATTATTTATTTAGAAAAGCCCATCATGAATAACTCAGGCCAACAATTATCTTCCACTGTTTTGCCGCAAACTGAAACAGCAGGTTACGCTCAAGCTTGTCAGGAAGTGATGCAAAGATTGCTCTATGCACTAATTAATGAAAGTTCAGATCAGCGACAGCTTATTTTAACCACCGTTAACGATCAGTTTAAAGTGAGACGGATTGTTCTTCCTTCCAATGCTGGAGTTTTATCCTGCATAGAAGCAAACGATGGGAATATTACGGTTTACTTATCAGTGGTATTACTCAGAAATGATGGTGGTTTAACAGAGCTTGATGTGATGGCACTGTTGAACTGTATACTGGATTCGTGGAAAACGGAAGATGCCTGTAGCGAAAAAATCAAGGCAGAAGTTAATAATTGTTTAGATCATCTGGCTATGGCGTTTGATTATGAAGCGGAGCATACCGATCAGGTCAGCCATTATATTAAAGCAGCAATTTTAGAGAAGCAATCTGTTTTTCAGCAACGGGAAACATTATTAAATTCAGAAATTATACCTTTTAAAGGGCACCCAATCCATGTTTGTGCCAAAACCAAAATGGGATTTTCCAGGCAAGATGTAATGGCTTACAGTCCGGAATTTTCGCCGAAGGTTAATTTACAGCTGCTTGCCGTACATCGGTCACATCTGATATATTCTGATGAAATAGATATGTGGACGAAATACAGTGCTGAATTGTTATCGTATAAACAAGCTGAGGATTATCTGATTATGCCGGTTCATCCCTGGCAGTACGAAAATGTTATTTCGAAAGCATATAAAGCGCACATAGATAGTGGAGTTTTATTTAAACTCGAAGATGAGGCTATAGAAGTTCTGCCCACTTTATCCATGAGAACGGCACTTTTACCAGCAACTCTAAACCAACCGTTCTATCACATTAAGGTTCCTGTTAATATTCAGGCCACCAGTGTTAAAAGATCATTAACGCTCCGGGATTTATATAATGGTATTGAATTTAGCAAGTTGATTTCGGATATGGCTCAGAAAATCCCTTCTATGGCTAATAAACGTGGACGAATGATCAGTGATGTGTGTGCGGCACATTTTAAAATTCAGGGAGAAACAAATCCGGGCCTGTCTTTTCTTTTAAGAAATGACCCAATCAACTATTGTTTACCAGGAGAAACCATGGTTGTTGCAGCGGCTTTAACGCACTCCACTAAATTACATCCATACCCAATACTTTGTCAGTTTATCGATCAGTCCAAATTGCCAGTAGAAATTTATCTGGATCAGTTGATTGAAACCCTGTTAGCCATGCCTTTGGAAGTATTTCTTCATGAAGGTATCGCTCTCGACCTTCACGGACAAAATACCATGATCGTTTTTGATGAATCTCATCAGGTATGCGCACTGGCTTACCGGGATCTTGGTAGTGTACAAGTAGCAGACACGTACCAATCCCTGAATGAACAGAAACACCTTTTTTACGGCGAAGCTTCAACTTTTATGAACTACAGAGATACTGTTAGCGAATTGATGCATACACTTTTCAATAACCTTATCGGTGGGATCATTAGTTGTACGACTAGTGCATATGAAATACCTGAGCAGCAGATCTGGAGAAAAGTCAAAGAAACCAGCATGCGTATTATCCAAAGTTGTAAAGTACCCGATCAGGTAAAGGATGACTTTTGCAAGATGCTTTTTAGTCCGGATCTGATGATAAAACCCTTATTGAAAATGCGCATTGCTGAGAAAACTTTATACCAGGCTATTCCCAATCCTATGTTCAATATCAGCTAATGGCCCTATTTCGAAATAAAAAAGCAGAAAATAACCTGGCAGATCAAGATCTGTCAGGTACGTTTTATCCTAAATTTCTAATTTGTTCATTTATTGGTGCATTAGGTGATTATATGACGCTTTCTGCATTAGGATGGTATATTGTTGATTCAGTAGGATCTGCAGAGGTACTGGGCTGGGTATTTTTTGCCAGAACAGTTCCACGGTTTTTTATGAGCTTTGTTGGTGGTTATTTTGCCGACCGAATGGACCGTAAAAAGCTGATTATTGGAGTATATTCAGGATTAATGGTTACTACAGGTTTACAAATTTTTGTGATCTGGAACCTATCGGGTTTGCACTGGATCTATATTGTCGCGGTTGTTTTTTTGCGGAATGTTTTTGACAGTGCTGAGCCCAGTATCAGAAATGCATTACTTCCAGATATTGTTAAAAAGGAAAACATTGCAAAGGCCGTAGGTTTTTATGCTTCCAGTTTAAACCTGGCTGCTATTGTTGCTCCGGTTTTAGCCGGATACTTGCTATCAGTCATGACTATCACGCCATTGCTTATTGCAGATTTTTGCTTACAGATACCCTCTTTTTTAATTCTTTTTTTGCTCCCTGTTATACCAATCCATAAAGATGACACCAGTAAAGGACTTGCAAAGAAAGGCTACATTTTTGCAATTTCTTACATCAGGCAATCTCCTGTTTTGCGCAATAGCTTGATATTGAGTGTTACACTCATGTTTTTTCTTTTTCCATTTGGTGCCATGCTTCCGTTACTGGTAAAAAACACACTACATTTAGATGCAAAATCTTTTGGGTTGATTAGTGCCACAGAGGCCTTTGGTGCTGTACTCGGCGGACTCTTGCTGAAATACATCGCTCAAGATAACCTGCTCCGGTTATGGCCATGGATGGGAATACTTTCGTGTTTTTTCTTGTTTTTATTGGGCTTTGCAGGCGCTTCGCTATCTCTTTTCCTAATCATTTTCGCCTTAGGATTAATGAGTCAATTGTTCAGAAGCACAGGCCGCAGCATCTTTCAGCTGAACACACCAACAGAAATCAGGGGAAAAGTAATGTCAGTATTGATTTCAGACAGCGGAATTGTATCTCTGGGCATCTTATTTTTTACGTTAATTACGGGTAGATTATCTGTTGGTTTTGTTTATAGTTTAATGGGGTGTCTGGGAATTATAAGCTCTTTCGGCTGCTATATGTTTTTATTTAAAAGCAAGAACAGAAATCAGTCAAAATAAATGACATCCGGCATTTCGGTTGCTTCCTGAAAAATTTAACAGCAGGGCCATCCGTGCCAATGGTGGTGCGCTTTTTTACCCAGGGCCTGTGAGAGAGGCCATAAAATAGCCGCGAGTTCAGACTATTTGAGATTATAGCTTAAATATGCAAGACTAAGATCTATGGCAGGCTATGCAGGACTCAGAAGTTCTTACGTTTTCTTTTAAAGAAGTGCAAAAACTTTATGAAACTTCACCAGTATGGGAAAAGTTTGGCCGCCTTGTGGCTGAACGGGTGTATTTGCAGTTGAATGAACGAGTAGAAATGTTCCAGTTCATGTCACCACAGCAACGCTATGAGCATCTGTTAGCTACTCGTCCAGAACTGTTTAATCAAATTTCTCAGTTTCAATTATCTTCTTACCTTGGTGTGAAACCTGAATCCTTAAGCAGGCTACGTAAGCGGATACTTCATAAATAATTTCTAATGATTCTTAACCAAAGTCAACGTTCCGTAATTTATGGATAGCTCATATTTGAGAATAAAAAAATATGACCATGATCAAATTTACCATCCTGCTACGCAGGCGTCCGGGAACAAGTCACGAAGACTTTGTTTCTTATCATAAGAATAAACATGCAGCTTTATTCTCTTCGCTATCGGAGGTAAAGCAACATGTCCGCCGGTATGTACAATCACATTCTCTGCAGGTAAATATGCCCGGACTGCCTCCTCCCGAATATGATGGCATCACAGAAATCTGGTTTGATGATGCAGACTCCATTGAAAAAGTTTTTGGTTCGGAAGATTATCTGGAACTGATTAGACCTGATGAAGAAAAATTTCTTGATATACACGGATGCAGCTTTTTAATATCGTCGGAGCATACCGTGATCTAGCTACTTCCATAAGGCAGGTTCAACAGGAATTACAGTTAGCTCCAATTAATGAGGCAATTTTCAGGAAACTTAACTGGCCTTAGCCATGACTAAATTTCCAAAGTAAACCATTGCATCTGAGCTGTAATCGAAAGGCGCACTCAGGTAAAAATATTTAATGGTTCCCTTTTTAAACATACCAGTGTCCACTACTTTTGATTTATTGATGTAGACCCGCATGTTTTCACCTTCTACGGCTATGGCAACATGGATCAGCTCATTGGCATAATTGTTTAAAGGAAAACTAAGCGGACTCGAAATTTTGGTGTCACTGCTGGAATTATTGACTTCCCGATTCCAGAAATGAAGTTGCGATGCGGTAATGGCATTGCTATTGTAAGCATCTGAGATATACTCTCTATTGGAGTTATCCCGCGCAAAGCCAAACTGCATTGCACCAATATCCTTTGCTGTGGTACTTCTGGTAATCAGGTCAAACTCAATTGTGAAATTGCCCGGCATAGCAAGCAGGTTTTCTAAACGATAAGTTGTTCTTGGAGAAAGGGCTAGCCATTTTCCAGGAACACCTGAAATAGTGGTTACGCTACCTGTCCCACTTGTTTTCCAGTGTTTGGCCATCCGTCCTGCAGGATCTGCAGAGAAGTTATCAGCAAAAAACACGGTGCTTGCAGGAGTAAATGAATAAACTTCTTCGATATTGGGTAAATTACTTCTTGAATTACCTGTCTGATCACTACCGGTGCTGGAGTTTTTTGTATTTGTGCCTGTATTGCCATTGATCACATCGTCTACTTTTTTATCTACTTTATCCTGAATCTTCTGCTGTATCTTTTTAAAAAACTGGGCATGTGATTGTTGTGTACTTAACGTAGAGGTAATCAGTAAGCTGTATATTAATGTTTTATAGTTCATATCTTGTTTGTAAACCTGGTAATTGATTAATCAAATTTACAGTGTACGAAACTAGAAAGACAGCAGCATGGCAAACCGATTTGTATCCTGACCAATCTATCTTGAATTTAACAGGGCTGGCATTGTAATTAGCTTTCCGGGACTATAAATTATTTAAGTAACTCATTAAATTTATCTTTTTATGTTGAGACACAGGAATTTCTAAATCGCCTTCCAGAACCAGGAAATTGTTCTTCTTTTTGAATGTCCTTATGTACTGGAGATTGATCAGATAAGACTGGTGAACACGCATAAATCCCAGTGGAGTAAGCTGATTATCGTATTCTTTGATAGGCTGTGAAACCAGTATGCAAGTTCCATTCTGCAGTCTGAAGCGGGTATAACTGTTGTCTGCCTCCAGGGCCAGAATATCTGCAATCTGGATTACAAAGATCTCTTCAAGGGTCTTCAAAACTATTTTTTTTGCTTGTTTTGCTTGCTGATTGTGATTATAGAAAAAGGTTTCAAGCTGTTTATGGTATTGGCTGTCATTAATGTTTCTGAGCGCATTATCTACTGCAACTATCAGAGCGGCTGGCAGGTAGGGTTTTAATAAAAAGTCTATCGCACTGAACCGGAAAGCCTGTATGGCATACCCTGCAAAGGCGGTAATAAAAATTACGCTGAATTTCACAGTTGTTTTTTCTGTAGTTGCCTTCAGCCAGTCAAAACAATTGCCATCGGGTAAGTTTACATCGAGAATAAATAGTGTTTGCTGCTGTTGTTTAAAGGACAAATCAGCCTCTGCAAGATTGTTGCATGGATATATATCCAGTTCAGGATAGTTTATTTTCAGGGTTTGCTTGATGAAATCAAGTGC from Pedobacter sp. WC2423 carries:
- a CDS encoding ATP-grasp domain-containing protein, with protein sequence MRYKNIHSVLIHKRCEEQGISCELLVPGDEEIFVLQKEDHKIFINRGVSPYVSHMAATISENKLATNTLLRNHGVPIPEFMFCTDLQQDAISFLKKHKPLVIKPFDTNKGVEIHMNISSQKELEHAFLNVRKVSSHAILQQQAAGKDYRILLIGDELAGVLLNEWAYVTGNGKDELEQLIKIENDKRETEGTAVYDRNFKMLSPVPMEDVAKALALQGLDFQYIPCDAEKIYISYCGNGWAGALAIDRTEDIHPDNLQLAKKIAKVSAIDVIGIDIRCEDIAVSHQESAFAVIEVNIRPSMVDHEYPTEGKPRRVVSQYLDYLFRKAHHE
- a CDS encoding GyrI-like domain-containing protein codes for the protein MSSFNQELHITYTSSLNKALQFIDENLDTSLSLEMISKVACFSPFHFHRIFKAITNETLNGYINRKRIEKVASVLMHKPEVSITELSLLFGFTSNSSLTRSFKKYYNISPSEFRKQKKSRFSKISKIESKNGQELVVFEEYICSIDHLKNWIEMNAKIEIREMANLELAYVTSIGEQGIATAYDTLVKWATPLGLLKNPETKMVTIYHDSFKTTNPEKVRISACIKLTEPIKVSGNIGRTSIEKGKFIVGSFVIGLTEFEKSWNSLFVWMAENGYKKADRDPFEIYHNDYRVHPEKKCIVDYFIPIL
- a CDS encoding alpha-L-arabinofuranosidase C-terminal domain-containing protein; this encodes MTYIFFRKVSGNEVGKSKHLLRQLLLFCIFFLCLNAVTFASKVPPDEPDSVYLFTYNNNGLCFAWSTDQKNWTPIGAGYVYLNSDYGRWGSEKKMNSPYLIRGKDGDWVCVWQINTYTHQFASATSKNLIDWSPQSYPYLSLGKNVLRPVITYNPQKESYKITYADADGKYYVTETKDFKFYTPVTEAGATAYQNHTIIADLEQKTEGQVHRVPWSVVAGLKKAHQLIQYKNTLNRETTKDDPERFAGLKPLEIKLSAQMALAKPISKLLTGVFFEDINYAADGGLYAELIQNRDFEYHPGDKSYEDKNWNSKYAWSLKGDKATFTVDSLNGIHLNNPHYALLKINEPGASLFNTGFDSITVKKGETYHFSTFAKAFEGKNISLTVNLVSAKQGVLAQKKLSISLGSWKVLKTSLISSSNAKDVSLEITVNSVGSLGLDMISLFPEKTYKGHKNGLRADLATTIANIKPKFVRFPGGCVAHGDGIANIYKWKNSIGPLESRKPDRNLWGYHQTMGLGYFEYFQFCEDMGAEPVPVIAAGVPCQNSGTGGGGQQGGIPMSEMPQYIQDIIDLVEYANGAINTKWGKKRTEAGHPKPFNLKYIGIGNEDQMTEVFKERFTMIYKALQKAHPEITVIGSAGPFFEGTDYEEGWKIGSDLKVPILDEHYYQSPGWFINNQDFYDQYDRSKSKVYLGEYAASLPGGNRTNWETSLSEALYITSLERNGDVVKMASYAPLIAKEGHTQWNPDLIYFNNDEVKPTPGYYVQKIYGQNAGDQYIPADLILKDQPEKVRKRIAYSIVKDSETNSIIIKIVNLLPVSMNTTIDLGEVKIDGILATKATLVGKPTDKTVTQTIDTVTLKKGSPINLPAYSFTMVRFVEN
- a CDS encoding TonB-dependent siderophore receptor, with translation MKIKLVLFLMLSPVLMVKAQKPATITGKITTTDGNVAAGITVTVSGTTLGSVTDGNGVYKIKNLPLGNQIIQLSAIGIQTQTKTVEIKSGETINVDFVINGTSKELEEVAVSALRAHKYLYKESDQVARIPLKNLENPQVYSVIPKELIRNQLSLNSKDVINNAAGVVAYYTPIGTVSAWIRGFDTRNAIRNGMVTQYRAESDPINIERVEVIKGPAGTLFGSSAISFGGLINKITKTPNPVASTEVAVFTGSNSLMRITADINTPLNSSKTTLFRLNAAYHAEDSFQDIGRYKSISAAPSFLYKVNDRLTFLVDAEFAAVTRTQQPYPSFGPNTTFKNFKDIPIDYKKYIGGDDVDSKTTISNFFTKATYKLSDQWVSSTNLNFSNGYVDYANQLYPRWLTDSTMTRNIGMYSARTLSFIQFQQNFNGDFKIGKMRNRAVIGADFTSTITRLNYAYFNYDTINVNKNFSPLFAQRANALMAATKPGYYQNTQTNYSIYASDVINVTKRLLVMASLRLDQFVNKASIENSLPVKDNYQQTALSPKFGMIYQIVDQKVAVFGNYMNGFLNQGPVTQPDGSTLRLKPKQANQWEGGVKTDLLNKHLGFTLSFYDIKVNNATYTDNNNFSLQGGTQRSKGFEAELNAEPVDHLYIISGYARNSNKFISGTPSLIGKKVAGAPGEVFNLWINYQCVSGFLKNFGGGFGGNYVSDVYWDAANTITIPSYTVLNAAVSYNKPTWRASVKMNNLSNQKHWNSDAQPQMLRQIIGSLAMNF